One stretch of Mangifera indica cultivar Alphonso chromosome 9, CATAS_Mindica_2.1, whole genome shotgun sequence DNA includes these proteins:
- the LOC123225634 gene encoding uncharacterized protein LOC123225634 gives MASLPFSFAPATVRVYAATEAKGAGGGKEEKGLLDWILGNLQKEEQFYETDPILAKVEDKNSGTTSERSKNSVAVPPKKKGGFGGLFSKK, from the coding sequence ATGGCTTCTCTTCCCTTTAGCTTTGCTCCAGCTACTGTGAGAGTTTATGCAGCTACAGAAGCTAAAGGTGCTGGTGGTGGCAAAGAAGAAAAGGGTCTTCTTGATTGGATTCTTGGGAACTTGCAGAAGGAAGAACAATTTTACGAAACTGATCCAATCCTGGCAAAAGTTGAAGACAAGAATAGTGGCACTACAAGTGAGCGCTCCAAGAACTCAGTTGCTGTTCCACCGAAGAAGAAAGGTGGGTTTGGAGGTCTCTTTTCCAAGAAATGA
- the LOC123225380 gene encoding cytochrome P450 86A1 — MENLALLLSLVAVVSAYAFWFYLLSRKLSGPKLYPLVGSLPILFKNRRRIHDWIASNLRATGGSATYQTCTIALPYFATKQGFFTVTCHPKNVEHILRTRFDNYPKGPTWQKAFHDLLGQGIFNSDGETWLIQRKTAALEFTTRTLRQAMARWVNRTIKNRLWKILDQAAENSLSVDLQDLLLRLTFDNICGLTFGKDPETLSPELPENSFAMAFDTATEATLQRLLYPGFLWRLEKLFDIGAEKRLKKSLQVVEDYMNSAIEARKESPSDDLLSRFMKKRDVDGNLFPSSVLQRIALNFVLAGRDTSSVALSWFFWLVMNHPHVEQKIINEISKVLKETRGNDIKKWLEEPLAFDEADQLMYLKAALAETLRLYPSVPEDFKYVVSDDVLPDGTAVPAGSTVTYSIYSMGRMKTIWGDDCLEFRPERWLSAKGDRFEPPKDGYKFVAFNAGPRTCLGKDLAYLQMKSAASAVLLRYRLSLAPGHRVEQKMSLTLFLKNGLRVHLHPRALVAE, encoded by the coding sequence ATGGAAAACCTAGCTCTTCTTTTGAGCTTAGTGGCTGTAGTTTCAGCCTATGCTTTCTGGTTCTATCTCTTATCTCGTAAACTCTCAGGCCCCAAATTATATCCTCTTGTGGGTAGCCTTCCGATTCTCTTCAAGAACCGACGGCGAATACACGATTGGATTGCTAGTAATCTTCGAGCTACAGGTGGTTCAGCTACTTACCAAACTTGTACCATTGCTCTCCCTTATTTTGCCACCAAACAAGGGTTTTTTACAGTCACGTGTCACCCTAAAAATGTGGAGCATATTCTTCGGACAAGGTTCGATAACTACCCCAAAGGTCCCACGTGGCAGAAGGCTTTTCATGATTTGTTAGGGCAAGGGATTTTCAACAGTGACGGTGAAACATGGCTTATTCAGCGCAAAACTGCTGCTCTTGAGTTCACTACAAGAACGTTAAGGCAAGCCATGGCTCGGTGGGTGAATCGGACGATCAAGAATCGTTTGTGGAAGATTTTAGATCAAGCAGCGGAGAATAGTCTCTCAGTGGACTTGCAAGATTTGTTGCTTCGTTTAACGTTTGATAATATTTGCGGTCTCACTTTCGGAAAAGACCCCGAGACTCTCTCACCGGAGCTACCAGAAAATTCATTTGCTATGGCTTTTGATACGGCCACTGAAGCAACTCTTCAACGGCTTTTGTACCCTGGATTTTTATGGAGATTGGAGAAACTATTTGATATCGGAGCTGAGAAAAGGCTGAAGAAGAGCCTCCAAGTTGTTGAAGATTACATGAACAGCGCTATAGAAGCTCGTAAAGAGAGTCCATCAGATGATTTATTATCAAGATTTATGAAGAAAAGAGACGTCGATGGTAACCTCTTCCCAAGTTCGGTTCTTCAACGGATAGCTCTAAACTTCGTTCTCGCCGGCCGTGATACCTCATCGGTGGCACTTAGCTGGTTCTTCTGGCTTGTCATGAACCACCCCCACGTTGAACAGAAGATCATCAATGAAATCTCAAAGGTTCTTAAGGAAACTCGTGGCAATGACATCAAGAAATGGCTAGAAGAGCCTCTAGCCTTTGATGAAGCTGATCAGTTAATGTATCTCAAAGCAGCATTAGCCGAAACGCTGCGTTTATATCCCTCAGTCCCAGAGGATTTCAAGTACGTAGTCTCCGACGACGTCTTGCCAGATGGCACGGCCGTCCCAGCCGGTTCAACCGTGACGTACTCCATCTACTCAATGGGGAGAATGAAGACGATATGGGGAGATGACTGCTTGGAGTTTAGACCGGAGCGTTGGCTATCGGCTAAAGGGGACCGCTTCGAACCGCCCAAAGATGGATACAAATTTGTGGCGTTTAACGCCGGACCGAGAACTTGTTTAGGCAAGGACTTGGCATACTTGCAAATGAAGTCTGCAGCTTCAGCCGTGCTGTTGCGTTACCGGCTGTCCCTGGCTCCCGGTCACCGTGTGGAGCAAAAGATGTCTCTCACTTTGTTCTTGAAGAATGGCCTTCGTGTACACTTGCATCCCCGTGCACTTGTTGCTGAGTAG